The Gemmatimonadota bacterium genome has a window encoding:
- a CDS encoding tetratricopeptide repeat protein — translation MILTRLIPMGARFIPAAALMLVIGAPFGTSQAQSGPSGSSSTSSPESTPASLSPLEEGKRLYELGLYTEALSHLEQAVRDDEKAAPGHYWLGMALYALSRDEEALESFKTAVRRDKNWAPGHVGMGLVYVRMPRRRLDARKALRRALRLDPGSAEYQYIMGLTFMDQGDKGWLIGSDADGREYFQRAVELDPMHPDAWFQLGRCYEELNLADHGKLVRDRYDDYIQALNAYLKQYQVNPGHPEALRRFAGICHRFEYYERGAERLRQMAEEMEGIAPDVIRAMLTQFEALTMSIEQQYDLLQRSLETYIESLDPEEQEVYADLSHVAPTDVLEAWRSAEGTDRDEVWRAFWNARDSNPATVENERLVEHYKRVMYVRLHFADGQQPYDRRGEVYVRYGAPDDRRRFIFSPYQDSDINHALTGNPAVDAIRERNLLTGYKLKLQGGPGQRNIMDGGYETSTDYFGFRGRAELYYGYAVESWVYVQHDMELFFVDLMNDGKFDYPLKTVSNFTRDMVRQDRYHPTQVAAVLIEKSPEDYAHDFGGETLDYAFDITTFRGAGDKTVMELAYSIPVWQFGDVTDGRGSETFLSNQATLRDSAFSPAFNQKFRFGPIERPQRPISSDQARVSAYTLAVDVLAPPGRFTAAVEMNDEASRRIGVYEKPVTIPDYRGRALMISDLKLSAGITPTDRSGPFVRQGLNIVPHPLRAYGRGQLVYVYYEVYNLDQDEAGRTSYATYYEINPEGMPDSRGRLGGQPGRPGQPGRRDGPGDQQTVVLTYEGEGEAAEEAEFTAIDTADLTPGVYMLTVTLEDRHTGQRVTRSTSFILLEQ, via the coding sequence ATGATTTTAACCCGTTTGATTCCGATGGGGGCTCGTTTCATTCCGGCTGCAGCGCTGATGCTGGTCATTGGAGCGCCGTTCGGCACGTCGCAGGCGCAGTCCGGTCCGTCCGGGTCGTCATCGACAAGCTCCCCGGAGTCTACGCCTGCCAGCCTGTCGCCGCTCGAAGAGGGCAAGCGCCTTTACGAACTCGGCTTGTACACCGAAGCGCTTTCTCACCTGGAGCAGGCGGTCCGCGATGACGAAAAGGCGGCACCCGGTCACTACTGGCTGGGGATGGCCCTGTACGCCCTGTCCAGGGACGAGGAAGCACTCGAGTCCTTCAAGACGGCAGTGCGGCGGGACAAGAACTGGGCGCCGGGTCACGTGGGCATGGGACTCGTATACGTGCGCATGCCCCGCCGGAGGCTCGATGCGCGGAAGGCGCTTCGCAGGGCGTTAAGGCTTGACCCGGGAAGCGCGGAATACCAGTACATCATGGGGCTTACCTTTATGGACCAGGGCGACAAGGGCTGGCTGATTGGCAGTGACGCGGATGGGCGGGAGTACTTCCAGCGGGCCGTGGAGTTGGATCCCATGCATCCGGATGCATGGTTTCAACTGGGCCGATGTTACGAGGAACTGAACCTGGCTGACCATGGCAAGCTGGTCAGGGACCGCTACGACGACTACATCCAGGCGTTGAACGCTTACCTGAAACAGTACCAGGTCAATCCGGGACACCCCGAAGCGCTCCGGCGGTTCGCGGGTATCTGCCACCGGTTCGAATACTACGAACGGGGCGCGGAGCGGCTGCGGCAGATGGCGGAGGAGATGGAGGGCATCGCACCGGATGTGATCCGGGCCATGCTCACGCAGTTCGAAGCGCTGACCATGAGCATCGAGCAACAATACGATCTGTTGCAGCGGTCGCTGGAGACCTACATCGAATCGCTTGACCCGGAAGAGCAGGAGGTGTACGCGGACCTGTCCCACGTGGCGCCGACGGACGTTCTGGAAGCCTGGCGGTCCGCGGAAGGCACCGACCGGGACGAGGTGTGGAGGGCCTTCTGGAACGCCCGGGATTCCAATCCGGCCACGGTCGAGAACGAGCGTCTGGTCGAGCATTACAAACGGGTGATGTACGTCCGGCTGCACTTTGCCGATGGACAACAGCCCTATGATCGCCGTGGAGAGGTGTATGTCCGCTACGGGGCGCCCGACGATCGCCGTCGTTTCATATTCAGTCCTTACCAGGATTCTGATATCAACCACGCGCTCACCGGAAATCCCGCCGTGGATGCGATCCGGGAAAGGAACCTGCTTACGGGTTACAAGCTTAAGCTGCAGGGCGGCCCGGGGCAGCGGAATATCATGGACGGAGGTTACGAAACAAGTACCGACTATTTTGGGTTTCGAGGAAGAGCGGAATTGTATTACGGGTACGCGGTAGAAAGCTGGGTGTACGTACAACACGATATGGAACTTTTCTTCGTGGATCTGATGAATGACGGCAAGTTCGACTATCCGCTCAAGACCGTTAGCAACTTCACCCGGGATATGGTCCGTCAGGACCGGTACCACCCCACTCAGGTTGCCGCCGTACTGATCGAGAAATCTCCCGAGGACTATGCGCACGATTTCGGCGGCGAGACGCTGGACTATGCCTTTGACATCACCACCTTCCGGGGCGCCGGCGACAAGACGGTGATGGAACTGGCCTACAGCATTCCCGTCTGGCAGTTCGGCGACGTCACCGACGGCCGGGGATCCGAAACCTTCCTGAGCAACCAGGCCACGTTGCGTGACTCGGCTTTCAGTCCTGCGTTCAATCAGAAATTCCGCTTCGGGCCCATCGAACGGCCGCAACGGCCGATCAGCTCCGATCAGGCCAGGGTCTCGGCCTACACATTGGCCGTCGATGTGCTGGCGCCTCCGGGCCGATTCACGGCGGCCGTGGAGATGAACGACGAAGCCTCCCGGCGCATCGGCGTCTACGAGAAACCGGTCACCATCCCCGACTACCGGGGCCGTGCGCTGATGATCAGCGACCTGAAACTGTCCGCGGGCATTACGCCGACCGACCGGTCCGGACCCTTCGTCAGGCAGGGCCTGAACATCGTACCCCATCCGCTGCGCGCCTACGGACGCGGCCAACTGGTTTACGTGTACTACGAAGTATACAACCTGGACCAGGATGAAGCGGGGAGGACGTCCTACGCGACCTACTACGAAATCAACCCCGAGGGCATGCCGGATTCTCGCGGTCGATTGGGTGGTCAGCCTGGACGGCCTGGTCAGCCTGGACGGCGTGATGGGCCCGGTGACCAGCAGACCGTCGTCCTGACGTACGAGGGCGAGGGCGAAGCGGCCGAGGAAGCCGAGTTCACGGCGATCGACACCGCGGACCTGACGCCCGGCGTGTACATGCTAACGGTGACGTTGGAGGACCGCCATACCGGGCAGCGCGTAACCCGTTCGACCAGTTTCATTCTGTTGGAACAGTAG
- a CDS encoding aminopeptidase, with protein sequence MRDPRYGDLAKVLTGHSTKIKAGDRVLVEAFDVPDDMVISLIRAIREAGGVPLVSIKHQRVMRELVRAGDEDAMEAAGAYESHRMAQVQAYMALRGSRNVMEMSDVPGDAMRLYEQRWMKPVHFEIRVPKTRWVVLRWPTPSMSQQAGMSTEAFEDFFFDVCTLDYGKMERALAPLKERMDRTDRVRLTGPDTDLAFSIRDIPTVGCSGDRNIPDGECFTAPVRDSVNGVIRFNTPTLYHGVSFTDVQLRFEEGRIIEATGNRTEKLNEIFDTDEGARYIGEFAIGFNPHITAPMLDILFDEKIAGSFHFTPGQAYEEADNGNRSAVHWDMVMIQTPEFGGGTIEFDGEVIRRDGRFVVPELEDLNPERLK encoded by the coding sequence ATGCGCGACCCACGATACGGCGACCTGGCGAAAGTGCTCACCGGACATTCGACGAAGATCAAGGCCGGGGACCGGGTGCTCGTCGAGGCCTTCGACGTGCCCGACGACATGGTGATCTCGCTGATCCGGGCGATCCGGGAGGCGGGCGGTGTGCCGCTGGTCTCCATCAAGCACCAGCGCGTCATGCGGGAACTGGTCCGCGCCGGGGACGAGGACGCCATGGAAGCCGCCGGGGCCTATGAATCCCATCGCATGGCGCAGGTGCAGGCCTACATGGCCCTGCGCGGCAGCCGGAACGTGATGGAGATGTCGGACGTGCCGGGCGACGCCATGCGGCTCTACGAGCAACGCTGGATGAAGCCCGTGCACTTCGAAATCCGGGTGCCGAAGACCCGGTGGGTGGTGCTGCGCTGGCCGACCCCGTCCATGTCGCAACAGGCCGGGATGAGTACCGAGGCCTTCGAGGACTTCTTCTTCGACGTGTGCACGCTGGATTACGGGAAGATGGAACGGGCACTGGCGCCGCTGAAGGAGCGCATGGACCGCACCGACCGCGTCCGGCTGACGGGTCCGGATACCGACCTGGCCTTCAGCATCCGCGACATCCCCACCGTGGGATGTTCGGGTGATCGCAACATCCCCGACGGCGAGTGCTTTACCGCGCCGGTGCGCGACTCAGTCAACGGCGTCATCCGGTTCAACACGCCGACACTGTACCACGGCGTGTCGTTTACGGACGTGCAACTGAGATTCGAGGAGGGCAGGATAATCGAGGCGACGGGCAACCGGACGGAGAAGCTCAACGAGATCTTCGACACGGATGAGGGGGCGCGCTACATCGGCGAGTTCGCCATCGGCTTCAACCCCCACATCACCGCGCCTATGCTGGATATCCTCTTCGACGAGAAGATCGCCGGGTCCTTTCACTTCACGCCCGGTCAGGCCTACGAGGAGGCCGACAACGGCAACCGGTCCGCCGTCCACTGGGACATGGTCATGATCCAGACGCCGGAATTCGGCGGCGGGACCATCGAGTTCGACGGGGAAGTGATCCGGAGGGACGGGAGGTTCGTCGTTCCGGAACTCGAGGACCTGAACCCGGAACGGCTGAAGTGA